The proteins below come from a single Mangifera indica cultivar Alphonso chromosome 16, CATAS_Mindica_2.1, whole genome shotgun sequence genomic window:
- the LOC123199455 gene encoding ganglioside-induced differentiation-associated protein 2-like, producing MLPDLTLSISEQQQLIERLEVFKIQGKDKHGNKILRIIGKCFPARDLSAEGLKTYLEERVYPKLAKKRFAVLYLHTGVQRSENFVGISALRSIYDAIPSNVRDNLQAVYFLHPGLQARLFLATFGRLFFHGGLYGKLRYVNRIDYLWEHVRRKEVEIPEFVIDHDEDLECRPMMDYGLESDHPRVSCAPALDSTAVSMYSMRCIS from the exons ATGTTGCCTGATCTCACACTGTCCATCTCCGAACAACAACAACTCATAGAAAGGCTGGAGGTCTTCAAGATTCAAGGCAAAGATAAACATGGCAATAAAATCCTTCGTATCATCGGGAAATGCTTCCCTG CTCGAGATCTGAGTGCTGAAGGGCTGAAGACGTATTTGGAGGAGAGGGTTTATCCCAAATTGGCGAAGAAGCGCTTTGCTGTGTTGTACCTCCACACCGGAGTTCAAAGAAGCGAGAATTTTGTGGGAATTTCAGCTTTGCGATCTATTTACGATGCTATTCCAAGCAATGTTAGAGACAATCTTCAAGCTGTTTACTTTCTTCATCCCGGTTTGCAGGCCCGCCTCTTTCTCGCTACCTTTGGCCGTCTTTTCTTCCATGGAGG GTTGTATGGGAAGCTGAGGTACGTGAACAGGATTGATTATTTGTGGGAGCATGTCAGGAGAAAGGAGGTGGAGATTCCGGAGTTCGTGATTGATCATGATGAGGATTTGGAATGCCGTCCGATGATGGATTATGGGCTGGAGAGTGATCATCCGAGAGTCTCCTGTGCACCCGCACTCGATTCCACCGCCGTGTCTATGTACTCCATGAGATGTATCTCCTAG
- the LOC123198667 gene encoding thiosulfate sulfurtransferase 16, chloroplastic isoform X1, with protein sequence MEAASLLSFSSSPLSSLPSVPSPQNLNHRGLFLLPVSSQRFNVGISGKSLRLCPKACLRGNVEATAVPTSVPVRVAHELLQAGHRYLDVRTPEEFSASHVSGAVNVPYLYRVGSGMTKNPEFLKEVSAHFGKYDEIIVGCELGKRSLMAATDLLAAVLGRFVLGLNWAWVYKCEEKLDPLTYLS encoded by the exons ATGGAAGCAGCTTCCTTACTTTCATTTTCCAGCTCTCCTCTCTCTTCGCTCCCTTCTGTTCCTTCTCCTCAGAATCTCAATCACAG GGGCCTGTTCTTGTTACCAGTGAGTTCACAGCGATTTAATGTTGGCATTAGTGGCAAGAGTTTGAGGCTATG ccCGAAGGCTTGTCTCAGAGGGAATGTGGAGGCCACTGCGGTCCCAACTTCTGTGCCTGTTCGAGTGGCTCACGAGCTTCTCCAAGCAGGCCATCGTTACTTGGATGTCAG GACTCCAGAAGAGTTCAGTGCCAGCCATGTCTCTGGGGCTGTTAATGTTCCATATCTGTACAGGGTTGGATCAG GGATGACAAAGAATCCGGAATTCCTGAAGGAAGTATCAGCTCATTTTGGAAAATACGATGAAATCATTGTT GGGTGTGAACTCGGGAAAAGGTCTCTCATGGCTGCTACGGATCTTTTAGCTGCT GTTTTGGGCAGGTTTGTTCTCGGCCTAAATTGGGCGTGGGTATATAAGTGCGAGGAAAAACTTGACCCACTAACTTACTTGAGCTAA
- the LOC123198667 gene encoding thiosulfate sulfurtransferase 16, chloroplastic isoform X2, protein MEAASLLSFSSSPLSSLPSVPSPQNLNHRGLFLLPVSSQRFNVGISGKSLRLCPKACLRGNVEATAVPTSVPVRVAHELLQAGHRYLDVRTPEEFSASHVSGAVNVPYLYRVGSGMTKNPEFLKEVSAHFGKYDEIIVGCELGKRSLMAATDLLAAGYGGVTDMAGGYAAWRQNGLPSEL, encoded by the exons ATGGAAGCAGCTTCCTTACTTTCATTTTCCAGCTCTCCTCTCTCTTCGCTCCCTTCTGTTCCTTCTCCTCAGAATCTCAATCACAG GGGCCTGTTCTTGTTACCAGTGAGTTCACAGCGATTTAATGTTGGCATTAGTGGCAAGAGTTTGAGGCTATG ccCGAAGGCTTGTCTCAGAGGGAATGTGGAGGCCACTGCGGTCCCAACTTCTGTGCCTGTTCGAGTGGCTCACGAGCTTCTCCAAGCAGGCCATCGTTACTTGGATGTCAG GACTCCAGAAGAGTTCAGTGCCAGCCATGTCTCTGGGGCTGTTAATGTTCCATATCTGTACAGGGTTGGATCAG GGATGACAAAGAATCCGGAATTCCTGAAGGAAGTATCAGCTCATTTTGGAAAATACGATGAAATCATTGTT GGGTGTGAACTCGGGAAAAGGTCTCTCATGGCTGCTACGGATCTTTTAGCTGCT GGTTATGGAGGCGTTACTGATATGGCTGGAGGGTATGCTGCCTGGAGACAAAATGGACTCCCATCTGAACTTTGA